The following proteins are encoded in a genomic region of Lactiplantibacillus plantarum:
- a CDS encoding transglycosylase domain-containing protein: MAGNNEQNSRVARRKSQPKPPKKHWFRRIILSLAALFVIGVLAGLALFFYYAQTAPTVKQSDLVNTGTAKIYDQNDKYLTSLGTNDHEYVKSSNIPSTLKNAVVSIEDRRFYKHKGVDYYRILGAAVGNLKGSSLGMQGGSTLTMQLVKLAVFSTSTSDRNLKVKAQEAWIALNLEKHYSKSQILEFYINKVYMGNGIYGMGTAAKYYYGKSLKDLSLSQLALLAGMPQSPTYYDPTTYPSYATSRRNLVLEAMYDNKVISKSQETAAEKVSVKTGLTSSGRSSLAKHEKTNKILDAYLNEVRQDLLKKGYNLTDGEKVYTNIDMDAQKRLYDIANTSQYVNYPNNGKQTFQLGVSVVDSYTGKVSAMIGGRKTGNVTYGTNRAVWTSRSNASTMKPILDYGPAIEYLNWPTYKSLSDTKYKYPGTNISVHDFDNNYLGNMTMREALVQSRNIPAIRALQAVGKSRAKTFANNLGMNLKTVNYANGIGAGVSTLQVAGAYAAFANGGVYHKPYYIRKVTTSDGVTTSYTSTGKRAMKKSTAYMITDMLKGVINSSTGTATTAKISGVYQAGKTGTDNYASQYKNKVPSDAVVDSWMAGYTKNYSVAVWTGYDKSTEAGGYLDTSNEKISQQIYRAMMNYLQQYSPNSDWTKPSSVGTTKKNGIEELYVVGHLFSSSEASSGTASSASSSSTTTGSSSTSTEASSRSSESSSSSSEAASSSSSAESSSSESSSESSSSSEASSSSEASSEATSSETPTADTNNTTEGQ, from the coding sequence ATGGCAGGTAACAATGAACAGAACTCACGGGTTGCTCGCAGAAAAAGCCAACCTAAACCACCTAAGAAACACTGGTTTCGGCGGATTATTTTATCCTTAGCTGCACTGTTTGTCATCGGGGTACTCGCTGGTCTAGCACTTTTCTTCTACTATGCGCAGACGGCACCAACAGTCAAACAGAGTGACCTTGTCAATACGGGGACCGCTAAGATTTATGACCAGAACGACAAGTATTTGACCTCTTTGGGAACTAACGACCACGAATACGTTAAGTCTAGTAATATCCCATCCACACTTAAGAATGCCGTCGTCTCAATCGAAGATCGCCGTTTTTACAAGCATAAGGGGGTCGATTATTACCGGATTCTTGGGGCTGCAGTCGGCAACTTAAAAGGTAGCTCACTCGGGATGCAAGGTGGGAGTACCTTGACCATGCAACTCGTTAAACTTGCGGTCTTTTCCACCAGTACTTCGGATCGAAATTTGAAAGTCAAAGCGCAGGAAGCCTGGATTGCGCTTAATCTTGAAAAACATTACAGTAAATCTCAGATTCTGGAATTTTACATCAATAAGGTCTATATGGGTAACGGGATTTATGGTATGGGGACTGCCGCCAAGTATTATTACGGTAAGTCATTAAAAGATCTGAGCCTTAGTCAACTCGCACTGCTCGCAGGTATGCCGCAATCACCAACCTACTACGACCCGACGACTTATCCATCATACGCAACTAGCCGCCGTAATCTGGTGCTGGAAGCGATGTACGATAACAAGGTCATCTCCAAGAGTCAGGAAACTGCTGCTGAAAAAGTCAGTGTCAAGACGGGCTTAACTAGTTCGGGACGTTCAAGCCTAGCGAAGCATGAAAAGACAAATAAAATCTTGGATGCTTACCTGAACGAAGTCCGTCAAGACCTCCTCAAAAAAGGTTATAATTTAACCGATGGCGAGAAAGTTTATACGAACATTGACATGGATGCCCAGAAACGGCTTTATGACATTGCCAACACGTCTCAATACGTCAACTATCCTAATAATGGAAAACAGACTTTCCAATTAGGGGTATCGGTTGTTGACTCATACACTGGCAAGGTCTCAGCTATGATTGGTGGTCGGAAAACCGGTAATGTCACGTACGGAACCAACCGAGCTGTCTGGACATCACGCTCAAACGCTTCGACGATGAAACCGATTCTCGATTATGGACCAGCCATTGAATATTTGAATTGGCCAACTTACAAGTCGTTGTCTGATACGAAATACAAATATCCCGGGACTAACATTTCCGTGCATGACTTTGACAATAATTACTTGGGCAATATGACGATGCGTGAAGCACTGGTTCAATCACGGAACATCCCAGCAATTCGGGCCTTACAAGCCGTTGGTAAAAGCCGAGCCAAAACCTTTGCCAATAACCTTGGGATGAACCTCAAAACCGTTAACTATGCCAACGGGATCGGTGCTGGTGTTTCCACCTTACAAGTTGCCGGTGCCTACGCTGCGTTCGCCAACGGTGGTGTTTATCATAAGCCATACTACATCCGTAAAGTGACTACTTCTGATGGCGTTACGACATCGTATACTAGCACTGGTAAGCGCGCCATGAAGAAATCAACGGCATACATGATTACTGATATGCTGAAAGGGGTCATCAATAGTTCTACTGGGACGGCGACAACCGCTAAGATCAGCGGCGTTTACCAAGCTGGTAAGACTGGTACTGACAACTATGCTTCTCAGTATAAAAACAAAGTACCATCCGATGCCGTCGTTGACTCATGGATGGCCGGTTACACGAAGAATTATTCGGTCGCCGTTTGGACTGGCTATGATAAGTCCACCGAAGCTGGTGGTTATCTAGATACCTCAAACGAAAAGATTTCACAACAAATTTATCGCGCCATGATGAATTACCTTCAACAGTATTCACCAAACTCTGATTGGACCAAACCAAGCTCAGTTGGCACGACTAAGAAGAACGGTATCGAAGAACTTTACGTTGTTGGTCACCTCTTCTCCAGTAGTGAAGCCTCGTCAGGAACCGCTAGTTCAGCTAGCTCTAGTTCAACAACAACGGGTAGTTCAAGCACCAGCACAGAAGCAAGTAGTCGTAGTTCGGAAAGTAGCAGTAGTAGTTCCGAAGCTGCTTCTTCCTCAAGTAGCGCCGAAAGTTCATCTTCTGAATCTAGTTCAGAAAGTAGCAGCAGTTCGGAAGCAAGTTCAAGCTCCGAAGCAAGTTCCGAAGCGACTTCATCGGAAACACCGACCGCTGATACCAATAACACGACTGAAGGACAATAA
- the recU gene encoding Holliday junction resolvase RecU, translated as MTIRYPNGQVYRQPGPTKSKSSKFANVNFGDRGMSLEQEINDSNAYYLENNIAVIHKKPTPIQIVKVDYPKRSAAVIREAYFKQASTTDYNGVYRGKYLDFEAKETKNKTAFPLKNFHEHQIKHMRQCLAQSGICFVIIRFASLGRLFLLTASDLFTYWDHQGDGGRKSIPLTDIEHLAAELHYQINPRIPYLDALDHIIDETSSIH; from the coding sequence GTGACGATTCGCTATCCAAACGGTCAAGTTTATCGCCAACCCGGCCCAACTAAATCGAAATCTTCCAAATTTGCCAACGTCAATTTTGGCGATCGTGGAATGAGCTTGGAACAAGAAATCAATGATAGTAACGCCTATTATCTTGAAAATAATATCGCAGTTATTCATAAAAAGCCAACGCCCATTCAAATCGTTAAAGTCGATTATCCCAAACGCAGCGCCGCTGTAATCCGCGAAGCTTATTTTAAACAAGCTTCTACTACTGATTATAACGGTGTCTATCGGGGGAAGTATTTAGATTTTGAGGCCAAGGAGACCAAGAACAAAACGGCTTTTCCGCTAAAAAACTTTCATGAGCATCAAATTAAGCACATGCGCCAGTGCTTAGCTCAAAGCGGAATCTGTTTTGTTATCATTCGGTTTGCGAGTTTGGGGCGCCTATTTTTGTTAACAGCCAGCGACTTATTTACTTATTGGGATCATCAAGGAGATGGTGGTCGCAAGTCAATTCCACTGACGGATATTGAACATTTAGCCGCGGAGCTACATTATCAAATCAATCCACGCATTCCCTATTTGGATGCGCTTGATCATATTATTGATGAGACCTCATCAATTCATTAA
- a CDS encoding DUF1273 domain-containing protein gives MSRLWLSGYRSYELNVFGDQDDKLKVIKFALTNYLTTQIEDGMDWLITGGQLGIEQWTAEVGLTLKKTYPELKVAMMLPYGEFGGRWNENNQAKLQTLLAQVDFHAPVSKQPYENPQQLKNYQEFMVTHTDAATLVYDPDNPGKPTYDYDLIRNFSDTHPYPLTLIDFDWLQESANEYAEKQNNGFNFE, from the coding sequence ATGAGCCGGTTGTGGCTTAGTGGTTACCGGAGTTACGAGTTGAATGTCTTTGGTGATCAGGATGATAAACTAAAAGTTATTAAGTTTGCGTTAACTAATTACTTAACGACGCAGATCGAGGATGGTATGGATTGGCTGATAACGGGTGGTCAGCTCGGTATTGAACAGTGGACAGCGGAAGTAGGGTTAACGCTCAAAAAGACATATCCAGAATTGAAAGTGGCAATGATGTTACCATATGGTGAATTTGGTGGGCGCTGGAATGAAAATAACCAAGCTAAATTACAGACTTTGCTGGCCCAAGTCGATTTTCATGCACCAGTCAGTAAACAACCGTATGAAAATCCGCAACAATTAAAAAATTACCAAGAATTTATGGTTACCCATACGGATGCGGCCACTCTGGTATATGATCCAGATAACCCCGGGAAACCCACGTATGACTATGATTTGATTCGGAACTTTAGTGACACTCATCCGTACCCATTGACCCTGATCGACTTCGACTGGTTACAGGAAAGTGCCAATGAATATGCAGAAAAACAGAATAATGGTTTTAATTTTGAATAA
- the gpsB gene encoding cell division regulator GpsB, translating to MAKRNFTPKDILQKEFKPKMRGYDPADVDGFLDNVIKDYESFTKDNQQLSDENERLRAKVDELTKQVAVGATSPSSQPTSTVTNMDILKRLSNLERHVFGAQLDNNQNESHRL from the coding sequence ATGGCTAAACGTAATTTTACTCCCAAAGACATCCTTCAAAAAGAGTTTAAGCCAAAGATGCGGGGTTATGATCCTGCCGACGTGGACGGCTTCTTAGATAATGTCATTAAGGACTATGAGTCATTTACTAAAGATAACCAACAACTTTCAGATGAAAATGAACGGTTACGGGCCAAGGTTGACGAGCTTACCAAGCAAGTCGCTGTCGGTGCAACCAGTCCATCTTCTCAACCGACTAGTACGGTGACGAATATGGATATTCTGAAACGTTTGTCTAACTTGGAACGTCATGTCTTTGGTGCCCAATTAGATAATAATCAAAATGAATCACACCGTCTATAA
- a CDS encoding THUMP domain-containing class I SAM-dependent RNA methyltransferase, producing MQEFRLIATAASGIEALVGRELRDLGYQVQTENGRVRFNGTIKDILRTNLWLRTADRIKIIVGEFDAYTFDELFEKTLALPWDQLLPMDAEFPVEGKSRNSKLHSVPDVQSIVKKAIVNQLADTYHRSGHLPETGALFPLEVAINKDHVLLTLDTTGSSLFKRGYRVEKGGAPLKENMAAALVMLAKWYPDNPFVDPVCGSGTIPIEAALLARNIAPGFNRAFACEKWDWVPAGLSQQLRDEADSLADYDTELDISGYDIDGKMIDIAKLNAREAGLLHDIHFKQLAVKDFTTDKINGVLIANPPYGERLSDRDSVRILYRQMGQVYSKLPSWSKYILTSDLEFEDFYGQKATKRRKLYNGALRTDYFQYWGKRIRPARTE from the coding sequence ATGCAAGAATTTAGATTAATTGCCACCGCCGCTAGCGGAATTGAAGCATTAGTGGGGCGTGAATTACGAGATTTAGGGTATCAAGTTCAAACTGAAAATGGCCGGGTTCGATTTAACGGAACGATCAAAGATATTTTGCGGACCAACTTGTGGTTACGAACGGCTGATCGAATCAAGATCATCGTTGGTGAATTTGATGCTTATACGTTCGATGAGTTGTTTGAAAAGACTCTCGCATTGCCATGGGACCAGTTATTGCCGATGGACGCTGAATTTCCAGTTGAAGGTAAATCGCGCAACTCTAAACTCCACAGTGTTCCCGACGTGCAGTCTATCGTCAAAAAGGCGATCGTTAATCAGTTAGCCGATACTTATCATCGGAGCGGGCACCTTCCGGAGACAGGCGCTTTGTTCCCATTAGAAGTGGCTATTAATAAGGATCACGTGTTGTTAACGCTGGATACAACTGGCTCTAGTTTATTCAAACGGGGTTACCGAGTCGAAAAGGGGGGCGCACCCTTAAAAGAAAACATGGCCGCTGCCTTAGTGATGTTAGCTAAGTGGTATCCGGATAATCCATTTGTTGATCCAGTTTGTGGTTCGGGGACGATTCCAATCGAAGCCGCTTTACTGGCGCGCAACATTGCCCCGGGGTTCAACCGCGCATTTGCGTGCGAAAAGTGGGACTGGGTTCCCGCTGGCCTGAGTCAACAATTGAGAGACGAAGCTGATAGTTTAGCCGATTACGACACTGAGCTGGATATTAGTGGGTACGATATTGACGGTAAAATGATTGATATCGCCAAGCTGAATGCGCGGGAAGCCGGGTTGTTGCATGACATTCATTTCAAACAACTGGCCGTCAAAGACTTTACGACTGACAAGATCAACGGGGTCCTAATTGCGAACCCACCATATGGGGAGCGGCTAAGCGATCGGGATAGTGTCCGGATTCTCTATCGGCAAATGGGCCAAGTTTACAGTAAATTGCCAAGTTGGAGCAAGTATATCTTGACCAGTGACTTAGAATTTGAAGACTTCTATGGACAAAAAGCCACGAAACGCCGGAAACTCTATAACGGTGCGTTACGGACAGATTATTTCCAATATTGGGGTAAACGAATTCGGCCAGCACGGACGGAATAA
- a CDS encoding ArsR/SmtB family transcription factor, with translation MANEIPRSEVDSQQLLVFKVLADVVRLNIVKYLKLQDQAVTCGQVGQAMGISKTAGSYHFKLLEKAGLITVKKVAREKYVMLNPKTFDHYVTHFYQSL, from the coding sequence TTGGCAAATGAAATACCGCGGTCTGAAGTTGATTCCCAGCAGCTATTAGTATTTAAAGTGCTGGCTGACGTGGTTAGACTGAACATTGTTAAGTATTTGAAGCTGCAGGATCAGGCCGTTACTTGTGGGCAAGTCGGACAAGCAATGGGGATTAGTAAAACCGCTGGTTCATATCATTTTAAATTGCTGGAAAAAGCAGGATTAATAACCGTCAAAAAAGTTGCACGTGAAAAATACGTCATGTTGAACCCCAAAACTTTTGATCACTATGTTACCCATTTTTATCAAAGCCTTTAA
- a CDS encoding MFS transporter, translated as MENRQRQFGWLLALTSLGFFMAMMDSMIVTTASTAIKIDFDISEASLQWALNAYNVAIAATLLVGVALGDRFGRRRVYNLGILVFTLGSVFCALANRMPLLIVARVIAGIGASVMTPMSMAILTAAVPVAKRGKALGIWSGIGGLALIVGPALGGLIVAKLTWQWIFWINVPLGLIVIGLSRFYLPESTGVATPINLTDAGLSMLAMTAIIWALAASSTSINGLGPFVGLIIGLVAGTWFIKRQQHVVAPLMPLTLFKKRIFTMGNVATFLLYAAMYGVVFFLPQFLQVVQHDNAWEAGLSLLPWTGTLVLVAPFAGKAVDLYGEAIVAVIGLLSQTFGYFMLGYLVANHVAYVMMIAPLAIAGMGLSMAGPALQHAVLGGVSPAVIGKAAGIYNVFRLLGGAAGTAIAVVVFTVSSRVPAMNAIGFQTVMFSTALISAIGAGCAWQIRNSKNL; from the coding sequence ATGGAAAATCGACAGCGACAGTTTGGCTGGTTATTAGCGTTAACTTCATTAGGCTTTTTTATGGCAATGATGGACTCAATGATTGTGACAACGGCGTCAACAGCAATTAAAATTGATTTCGACATCTCGGAGGCCAGTTTACAGTGGGCCCTCAACGCTTACAATGTCGCGATTGCAGCAACGTTACTTGTGGGCGTTGCATTAGGTGATCGCTTTGGACGCCGCCGGGTTTATAATCTCGGCATTTTAGTTTTTACGCTGGGTTCAGTGTTTTGTGCATTAGCCAATCGAATGCCATTATTGATAGTGGCACGTGTCATTGCAGGTATTGGGGCCTCCGTCATGACACCGATGTCAATGGCTATTTTAACGGCTGCAGTTCCAGTTGCGAAGCGTGGGAAAGCTTTAGGAATCTGGAGCGGTATCGGTGGACTGGCACTGATTGTCGGGCCGGCTCTGGGTGGTCTAATTGTAGCTAAATTAACCTGGCAGTGGATTTTTTGGATCAATGTGCCACTTGGCCTGATTGTCATAGGATTATCCCGGTTCTATTTACCAGAAAGTACCGGGGTAGCAACACCAATTAATTTAACGGACGCAGGTCTTTCAATGTTAGCGATGACCGCAATCATTTGGGCCTTAGCTGCCAGTTCGACTAGTATTAATGGACTTGGTCCGTTCGTTGGCCTGATAATTGGCTTAGTTGCAGGCACTTGGTTTATCAAGCGACAGCAACATGTCGTTGCACCGTTAATGCCGTTAACGCTTTTTAAAAAGCGTATTTTTACGATGGGAAATGTGGCGACTTTTTTATTATATGCCGCGATGTACGGAGTCGTTTTCTTTTTACCCCAATTCTTACAAGTTGTTCAGCATGATAATGCGTGGGAGGCAGGATTGTCCTTATTACCTTGGACTGGGACACTAGTATTAGTTGCGCCATTTGCTGGCAAAGCTGTGGACCTCTACGGGGAAGCGATTGTGGCAGTTATCGGGCTATTATCTCAAACATTTGGGTATTTCATGCTTGGTTACCTAGTTGCCAACCATGTTGCTTATGTTATGATGATTGCTCCGCTGGCAATTGCTGGGATGGGATTGTCAATGGCGGGCCCCGCGTTACAGCATGCAGTTTTGGGGGGAGTGTCACCGGCAGTTATCGGTAAGGCAGCCGGAATTTACAACGTTTTTCGGTTACTTGGAGGTGCGGCTGGCACGGCAATTGCTGTGGTGGTGTTTACAGTGAGTAGTCGGGTACCTGCGATGAATGCAATTGGCTTTCAAACAGTCATGTTTAGTACAGCATTGATTTCAGCTATAGGCGCCGGTTGTGCTTGGCAAATAAGAAATTCAAAGAACTTGTAG
- a CDS encoding alpha/beta fold hydrolase, translating to MIKVTNRHFQDVPALEVVTTTHLDQPLPLVIFYHGWQSNKELVLTQARKLARKNLRVVLPDAMNHGERHQIVSQIPSFTFWNSIQGNLGEFELIVNYYRERKLILNEQIGVGGYSMGGMTTGALLTHHPEIKAATIIMGTPNLNAYAQLVRKHTQAHAYYIPSDLALLTSWLDHYDLNLQPETINHRPLLFWHGTEDERIPYSQSRNFFDRVHTAPYAEQVAFITGYQAKHLVKVPLMNKVANFFDYYLN from the coding sequence ATGATCAAAGTTACTAACCGACACTTTCAAGATGTGCCTGCGCTGGAAGTTGTTACTACAACCCATTTAGACCAACCGCTGCCACTAGTGATTTTTTACCACGGTTGGCAGTCCAATAAAGAACTCGTCTTGACCCAAGCACGTAAACTGGCTCGCAAGAATTTACGAGTCGTCTTGCCCGATGCCATGAATCACGGTGAACGACACCAAATCGTTAGCCAGATTCCTTCATTTACTTTTTGGAACAGTATCCAAGGTAATCTTGGCGAATTCGAGCTAATTGTGAATTACTACCGGGAGCGTAAACTCATTTTGAATGAGCAGATTGGTGTCGGCGGTTATTCAATGGGTGGCATGACGACCGGGGCTTTATTGACCCATCATCCTGAAATTAAAGCAGCCACAATCATTATGGGGACCCCTAACCTGAACGCGTACGCCCAATTAGTCCGCAAACATACGCAGGCCCATGCTTATTACATTCCCAGTGATTTAGCCCTATTGACGAGTTGGCTAGATCACTATGATCTTAACCTGCAACCGGAAACCATCAATCATCGGCCACTTTTATTTTGGCATGGTACTGAGGATGAACGGATTCCTTATTCACAGTCTCGTAATTTCTTTGACCGCGTGCATACCGCCCCGTATGCTGAACAAGTGGCATTTATCACGGGTTATCAAGCCAAACATCTGGTCAAAGTGCCTCTGATGAACAAAGTTGCTAATTTCTTCGATTATTATTTAAATTAA
- a CDS encoding nuclear transport factor 2 family protein, with amino-acid sequence MTEIETALLRDRKAKVQQYFAMWVTRDFEALPRIFAVDCYYQECYGPAYLSLAEVQAWIEHQLRVQRVTAWSIQRLWSVTDNMIFAQWSFTAVTDRMTQFDGLSAVHFNLAGRIDDLREYQTTTAHDYPYHGSVL; translated from the coding sequence ATGACCGAAATCGAAACGGCACTACTTCGGGACCGAAAAGCAAAAGTCCAGCAATATTTTGCGATGTGGGTCACTCGTGATTTTGAAGCGTTACCAAGAATATTTGCGGTCGATTGTTATTATCAAGAATGCTATGGACCAGCATATCTATCATTAGCGGAAGTTCAAGCCTGGATTGAACATCAATTAAGAGTTCAACGGGTAACGGCGTGGTCGATTCAGCGGTTGTGGTCAGTAACTGACAACATGATCTTTGCCCAGTGGTCCTTCACCGCTGTTACTGACCGGATGACTCAGTTTGATGGGCTTTCGGCAGTTCATTTTAATTTAGCAGGACGTATCGACGATTTACGAGAGTATCAGACCACGACTGCGCATGATTATCCTTATCATGGATCCGTGCTGTGA
- a CDS encoding glycosyltransferase family 2 protein has protein sequence MVDDGSTDGTAAICDQYCERWPHLFRVIHQRNQGQGPARNAGITAAHGRYLGFVDADDWVEPTMYATLVATAERSHAQIVVCDVRKIYAATHRTTSLLSLPDATDHVAIAAYLKYGLNNAYSGNKLYARSCWQKYRYQRMVYEDLDILLDMLSCCERVAYVQQPFYNYYKHAGSTTLDYTNPRLFDIMTAYQDAIEHAKVTYQDAVTYCVAKRILINLATPGFADYLAEFIELIRQLRPTFEASPSIMSDPAIKKICDYVGQLTLPRRFICEREDWAQSWHQYSRNFKTIIPVAKALPADLRQRSNHFKLDYWLLKTLFEQGGLLILGTVKLHRPFGRLRAGGDVLAFEGEHCLLVGAQPRSPLISELLQQLIVGSESLTELLTMVKAQPERWSAGTHKIRLVDIKDWLQ, from the coding sequence ATTGTTGATGATGGTAGTACGGACGGCACGGCTGCAATTTGTGACCAATATTGTGAGCGCTGGCCGCACCTATTTCGGGTTATCCATCAACGTAACCAAGGACAGGGACCTGCACGTAATGCGGGGATTACCGCCGCGCATGGTCGCTATTTAGGTTTTGTCGATGCTGATGATTGGGTCGAACCGACGATGTATGCGACCTTAGTAGCAACGGCTGAGCGTAGTCATGCCCAAATCGTCGTTTGTGATGTTCGTAAAATCTACGCGGCGACTCACCGCACAACTAGTCTGCTGAGCTTGCCAGATGCGACTGATCACGTGGCAATTGCGGCTTATCTTAAATACGGTCTAAATAATGCTTATTCCGGAAATAAATTATATGCACGTTCGTGTTGGCAGAAATATCGTTACCAGCGGATGGTCTACGAGGATTTAGATATTTTGCTGGACATGTTGAGTTGCTGTGAGCGAGTCGCATATGTGCAACAACCATTTTATAATTATTATAAACATGCTGGTTCGACAACTTTAGATTATACCAACCCACGACTGTTTGATATTATGACAGCCTATCAAGATGCCATTGAGCACGCCAAGGTGACGTATCAGGATGCGGTGACTTATTGCGTCGCTAAGCGAATTTTGATTAATTTAGCAACGCCAGGCTTTGCCGATTATCTAGCGGAGTTTATTGAACTGATACGACAATTGCGTCCTACTTTTGAAGCCAGTCCGTCAATAATGAGTGATCCGGCTATTAAAAAAATTTGTGATTATGTAGGTCAATTGACATTACCCCGGCGATTTATCTGTGAGCGTGAGGACTGGGCTCAATCGTGGCATCAGTATAGTCGGAATTTCAAAACGATTATACCGGTAGCTAAAGCATTGCCGGCCGATTTACGACAACGGTCTAACCACTTTAAACTCGATTATTGGTTGTTGAAAACGTTATTTGAACAAGGTGGCTTGCTGATTTTGGGTACCGTCAAGTTGCACCGACCGTTTGGGCGTTTACGGGCGGGAGGTGACGTGTTAGCCTTTGAAGGTGAACATTGTTTATTAGTTGGTGCGCAACCACGTTCTCCACTGATTTCTGAATTACTGCAACAGTTGATTGTTGGTTCCGAGTCACTAACAGAGTTGCTGACAATGGTTAAGGCACAGCCAGAACGATGGTCAGCGGGTACGCATAAGATTCGCTTGGTTGACATAAAAGATTGGCTACAATAG
- a CDS encoding S66 family peptidase: MLKPAPLHVGDHVAVVSLSSGTLGELTQQHQLNRGLKRMRQLGLVPVMMPNALKGRLILQQRPELRAADLKAAFLDPSIRGVVAAIGGDDTYRTVPFLMADEQFKTAVRRSPKLFTGFSDTTINHLMFYQLGLQTFYGPNFLSDLAELGPTMLPYTTKTWQRYFENPQQTSIISSPVWYDERTNFSESAQGTRRMTHTEMHHYEVLRGHGTISGTLLGGCLDSFYDLLTTTRYPDERQVAEQFRLIPCAAEWRGKILFIETSDAQPQPDLFKRMLQRMRQAEILTNVAAVIVGKPQNEHYYQEYRQILIDETADLKLPILYNINFGHAFPRTALPYGAQVCIDFEQATLKILEPWFVEA; encoded by the coding sequence ATGTTAAAACCAGCACCATTGCACGTTGGTGACCACGTGGCCGTCGTCAGTCTTTCGAGCGGCACGCTCGGAGAACTCACGCAGCAGCATCAATTGAATCGGGGGCTAAAACGGATGCGCCAATTAGGGCTCGTCCCAGTCATGATGCCGAATGCTTTGAAAGGGCGACTGATTTTACAGCAACGCCCTGAATTAAGAGCCGCCGATTTGAAGGCGGCTTTCTTAGACCCAAGTATCCGTGGAGTTGTGGCGGCAATTGGCGGTGATGATACGTATCGAACCGTGCCATTTTTGATGGCTGATGAGCAGTTTAAGACGGCGGTTCGGCGGTCGCCTAAACTGTTTACAGGCTTTTCAGATACGACGATCAATCATTTGATGTTTTATCAGCTTGGACTGCAAACTTTTTATGGCCCCAATTTTTTAAGCGACTTGGCCGAATTAGGGCCGACGATGTTGCCGTATACCACGAAGACTTGGCAGCGTTACTTTGAAAATCCTCAGCAGACAAGCATTATTAGCAGTCCCGTGTGGTATGACGAACGAACAAATTTCAGTGAATCGGCGCAGGGAACACGGCGCATGACCCACACCGAAATGCACCATTACGAAGTGTTACGTGGTCACGGGACAATCAGTGGGACGCTACTTGGTGGTTGCCTGGACAGCTTTTATGATTTATTGACCACGACCCGTTATCCAGACGAACGGCAAGTTGCGGAACAGTTCAGACTGATTCCATGTGCAGCCGAATGGCGCGGAAAAATTCTGTTTATCGAAACGAGTGACGCGCAGCCGCAGCCAGATTTGTTCAAGCGGATGCTGCAGCGAATGCGACAAGCTGAGATTTTGACAAACGTAGCCGCCGTGATTGTAGGTAAGCCGCAGAATGAGCATTATTATCAGGAATACCGCCAAATTTTGATCGATGAGACAGCCGATTTGAAATTGCCAATTCTGTACAATATTAATTTTGGTCACGCTTTTCCGCGAACGGCACTTCCATATGGGGCGCAAGTGTGTATCGATTTTGAGCAAGCCACGTTAAAAATTTTAGAACCTTGGTTTGTGGAAGCTTAA